A stretch of Candidatus Dependentiae bacterium DNA encodes these proteins:
- the gyrA gene encoding DNA gyrase subunit A translates to MSSDTNQEKKKPEISPILIEDELKSSFLDYAMSVVVSRAIPDVRDGLKPVHRRVVYTMHSLGFVHNKSYHKSVRVVGEVLGRFHPHGDQAVYNTMVGMVQDFSKRYPLLDGQGNWGSVDGDNAAAMRYTEVRMEKICSELLADITKETVDFVPNFDESTIEPVLLPTKFPNLLVNGTAGIAVGMATSIPPHNFGEVIDGCLAILKNKNLTDEELFRLIPAPDFPTGGIICGRAGIVKAYQTGRGSLVLRGVVVEEEGKKGTQLVIYELPYQVNKAELIIKIADLVKDKIIEGISNIRDESDKKGMRLVIELKKGDIPSVTLNQLYKHTSLQTTISFLMLALLDNKPIVFSLRRILDEFIIHRRTIVSKRTEFDLRKAQAREHILVGLLIALDNIDKVIELLKLSKSTQEATEKLNDQYLLSAEQAKAILEMRLQRLTGLEQEKLHEEMKELKVLISGLQIILQDPATLDKEIIRELIDLKEMYGDKRRSKIEGPIDLLSDLDLVPEEDVVVTLTRKGYIKRVTLKTYEVQHRGGKGKMGMASLDDFDDIVQDLFVTTTHGDLLFFSNFGRVYCMKVYEIPEGSRISKGRALVNLLPLQEGEYVVKLLDSGDIDDKYVIMVTRDGSIKRTLGEHFTKIRCTGIRALSLNEGDELVFCAVCTEDNSIVIATKLGQGIRFKVPEVRCMGRQAAGVRGIRIRPGDAVVGMEVISDDRDILFATARGFGKRTKIEDFRVAHRGGVGVRTIPTGVRNGDVIGLVRVGDDSEILLIDKAGKIIRISPKEVRTMGRQAQGVRLIRLDDSQELSSVVSFSGVMPGEQEAEPSGTEQSGTEQSVADQSAANVEGDKE, encoded by the coding sequence ATGAGTTCTGATACCAATCAAGAAAAGAAAAAACCTGAAATTTCTCCGATTTTAATCGAAGATGAGCTAAAATCATCGTTTCTTGATTATGCAATGTCTGTTGTTGTATCAAGAGCAATTCCTGACGTGAGAGATGGTCTTAAGCCCGTGCATAGGCGTGTAGTTTACACGATGCATAGTTTGGGATTCGTTCACAATAAGTCTTACCATAAATCAGTTCGTGTAGTCGGTGAAGTGCTTGGTCGTTTCCATCCACATGGTGATCAAGCTGTTTACAACACAATGGTTGGTATGGTTCAAGATTTTTCTAAGCGTTATCCTCTTTTGGATGGTCAAGGAAACTGGGGTTCGGTAGATGGTGATAACGCAGCTGCTATGCGTTACACCGAAGTGAGAATGGAAAAAATCTGTTCAGAGCTTTTAGCTGATATTACAAAAGAGACTGTTGATTTCGTTCCAAACTTTGACGAATCAACTATTGAACCGGTCCTACTTCCAACAAAATTCCCAAACCTTTTAGTCAATGGTACTGCAGGTATTGCAGTAGGTATGGCTACATCGATTCCACCACATAATTTTGGTGAAGTAATCGATGGTTGTTTGGCGATTCTAAAAAATAAAAATTTAACTGATGAAGAATTATTCCGCTTGATTCCTGCTCCTGATTTTCCAACAGGTGGAATCATTTGTGGTCGTGCTGGTATCGTAAAAGCATACCAAACTGGCCGTGGTAGCCTGGTGCTTCGCGGTGTTGTGGTTGAAGAAGAAGGCAAAAAAGGTACGCAGCTGGTAATTTATGAGTTACCGTATCAAGTAAATAAAGCCGAATTGATTATCAAAATTGCTGATTTGGTTAAAGATAAAATCATAGAAGGTATTTCTAACATTCGTGACGAATCTGACAAAAAAGGTATGCGTCTGGTTATCGAGCTTAAAAAGGGCGATATTCCAAGTGTTACTTTAAATCAGCTTTACAAGCATACATCTTTACAAACAACCATTTCGTTTTTGATGCTTGCGCTTTTGGACAACAAGCCAATTGTGTTTTCATTGCGCCGTATCCTGGATGAATTTATTATTCATCGTAGAACGATCGTTTCAAAAAGAACTGAGTTTGATTTAAGAAAAGCACAAGCAAGAGAACACATACTTGTCGGCCTTTTAATAGCGCTTGATAATATTGATAAGGTTATTGAATTATTAAAGCTTTCAAAATCAACACAAGAAGCAACTGAAAAATTAAATGATCAGTATCTGCTTTCAGCTGAACAGGCTAAAGCAATTCTTGAGATGAGACTTCAGCGATTAACTGGCTTGGAACAAGAAAAATTACATGAAGAAATGAAAGAACTTAAAGTTTTAATTTCTGGATTGCAAATTATTTTACAGGATCCTGCAACGCTAGATAAAGAAATTATCAGAGAGTTAATTGACCTTAAAGAAATGTATGGCGATAAACGTCGTAGCAAAATTGAAGGTCCTATCGATTTACTTTCTGATCTTGATTTAGTTCCTGAAGAAGATGTTGTTGTGACACTTACTCGTAAGGGTTATATCAAGCGCGTTACTTTAAAAACGTATGAAGTTCAGCATCGTGGCGGCAAGGGTAAAATGGGCATGGCATCGCTCGACGATTTCGATGACATTGTCCAAGATCTTTTTGTAACTACAACTCATGGCGATTTACTATTCTTTAGTAATTTTGGTCGAGTTTATTGTATGAAAGTTTATGAAATACCTGAAGGTTCACGTATTTCTAAGGGTCGTGCGCTTGTTAACTTATTACCGCTGCAAGAAGGTGAGTATGTTGTTAAGCTTCTAGATTCTGGCGATATTGATGATAAATATGTGATCATGGTAACTCGTGATGGAAGCATTAAGCGTACGCTTGGTGAACATTTTACTAAGATTCGTTGTACTGGTATTCGAGCATTGAGTTTAAATGAAGGCGATGAATTAGTATTCTGTGCTGTGTGTACAGAAGATAATTCAATTGTTATAGCAACAAAACTTGGTCAGGGTATTCGATTCAAGGTTCCTGAAGTTCGCTGCATGGGACGACAAGCTGCCGGTGTGCGTGGAATTCGCATACGACCTGGTGATGCTGTGGTTGGTATGGAAGTTATCAGCGATGATCGTGATATCTTGTTTGCTACAGCGCGTGGATTTGGAAAACGTACAAAAATTGAAGATTTCCGTGTTGCGCATCGTGGTGGAGTGGGTGTTCGCACAATTCCAACTGGTGTTCGTAACGGTGATGTGATTGGTTTAGTTCGCGTTGGTGATGATTCAGAAATATTGTTAATCGATAAGGCTGGAAAAATAATTCGAATTTCTCCAAAAGAAGTTCGCACAATGGGCCGTCAAGCTCAGGGTGTTCGATTAATTCGGTTGGATGATTCGCAAGAGCTTTCATCGGTCGTTTCGTTTTCTGGGGTAATGCCTGGGGAGCAAGAAGCTGAACCGTCAGGTACTGAACAGTCGGGGACTGAACAGTCTGTGGCTGACCAGTCAGCTGCCAATGTTGAAGGCGACAAAGAATAA